The following nucleotide sequence is from Phacochoerus africanus isolate WHEZ1 chromosome 6, ROS_Pafr_v1, whole genome shotgun sequence.
tctctctctttggtctttttagggcctccagcctatgccacagccacagccacatgagatccaagatgcgtctgcaacctacaccacagctcacagcaacaccagatccttaacccactgagcaaggccagggattgaacccgtatcttcatggatactagttgggttcgttaccgctgagccacaacaggaactccctgttttgacTTTCTTGGAAAGCTCATGTTTTGCTAATATCTCCCATTCTCCCCTTATAGGAAGTTCACCTGAAGCCTCTTGAAGAAGCCAAGAGAGACACAAGGCAGAGTCAGGAAAGGAAGACAGAACCTCTGCTTAAGCCCTTCTCTGCTCTTCCCAAAAGGTATCCATGCAGCTCCCAGTGGTCCAGTCCAGTTCTCCTGGCAACTACACAGGATGCAGAAACCAAGTCTCAGGGGGTGCTACCGGTTACATAATGTCCCAAAAAGATAGTCaggtcctaacccccagtacctgtgaacatggccttatttggaaatgggatCTTTGCAGATGAGGTGATTAAAGTGGGCCCTAATTGCATATAactgtgtccttataaaaggggaAGTGGGACATGAGAAGGCTCAGGAAGAAGTGGCCATCTATGCAACAGTCTCCTGGGGCCCCCAGAGGCTACAGGAGAGACCTGGAGCCTTCAGAGAGGGCACAgctggatcttggacttccagcttccagaactgttagacaacaaatttctgttgttgtttttcttttgtttgtttgttttgctttttggggctatactcatggcatatggcagttcccaggctacgggttgcatcggagctttagctgccagcctacaccacagccatagcaagtcagatccgagctgtgtctgcaaactactctggcaggtcacagcaatgccagatccttaacccaatgagtgaggccagggatcgaccctgcgtcctcatggatgctagttgtgttcttaacccactgagccatgatggtaattCCAATTTCTGTTGTCCTAAGCCACCCAGTTGGTGGTACTTTGTCACAGCAACCCTAGAACAAACCTGAAAACAGAACTAACAGACTTAAtaagtttaaaacattttggaaatatccatttattattcataagtgtgtttttgaaagaaaagaaggggtgtgtgtatgtaagaAGTAGTACAATTATgggcaatttttttaatttttaaaaaatttttaaacttttttttttcattttgtcaatttttgttgAATGGGTAATTTAAATTTTACCtttacttttccatattttctaaatatcatcTCCTAAAAATGTATGACCTGTATAACAATaaacaggaaaattattttaaatgagtatGTTCCTTACTCATTTGATTCCCAAATTTTCAGGGGTCCATCGACAGTTTCAAAGCTTCTTAAATCAGAATGTCCTGACCTCTGGGCCCTGATGGACATGTTTATTGGAATGTTCCAAAAttgccctggggagttcccatcgtggctcagtggtaatgaacccaactagtatccatgaggactcaggattgatccctgacctcgctcagtgggttaaggatcctgagttgccatgagctgtggtgtaggttgcagacaaggctcagatcccatgttgctatggctctggcataggccagcagctaaagctccaactggacccctaacctggaaacgtccatatgccacgattctgcccctagaaagacaaaaaataaaataaaaatctacttcTTTTGGCACACCTCATTTCAGATAACGGCACTTCCATCCATCCAGTCAACGGCCCCGGAGAAGTTCCTGATTTATCTAATATCTGCCTGACACATCGAATCAGTCAGCATGTCCAGCCAGTTCTGTCTCCCAAGACATTCGCTTCCATCTCCTCTTTACTCCCAGGGCCATCATCTTTGTTCAGCCCTCATGGCCTCTCACTCAGCCTCCTTTCTATCCAAGTTTCTTGCCTCAGCCAACCCCCACCTCCGTCCGTAGGGACACTAGTTATCTGCAGAAACGGACATCTCAGTGGGTCATCCCTACCCACGAATGACAAGATGCAGGCCAATGTTTTATGCATGACTTACATGTTGGCTCCTGCTCCCTTCTGTAGGCTCATCTCTAGCAATTCCTCACAAGCACATTCTGCtccagcaacaaaaaaaaaaaaaaaaaaactgttctccAAATAAACCATACTCTTTCATGGCTAGGTATGTTTGCCTATGCTGTTTATTCTCCAGCGAGGGTCCTTTTCCCCTTGTTCTCTTATGTTCTAAGATTCAAGACTCTAATAAAATGCTCTCTGAAGCCTTATCAGAGTTCTCCTGTCCCAGTAAGTTGATAACTATGCAATGAAAACTAAGAACATATAATCTATTTGCATTTGTGACATTTCACTGTAACATTTCTTCCCACGACTATCTCTCCCAGAACCTTCTGGAGAGGGAGACCCTATCATTCAGCTTGGGATCACCACAAGTTAAATCATGATTTGTTCAAATTAAGTTCCACAGATGTTTACGGAAGGAAGGGCGAGAAGGAGGGTGGGAAGAAACAGGCAGGCTGGTTTGAGTCTGATACAACTCGAGAAACTAAAACTTGGAAAATTCATATAAATCTCAACATAATACCACAGAAAGTAAGTGAAATAATTGTTAAAACAGTTGTATGAGAGAAATGGACACTTTTTAAACAAGAGCAATCTGCCAAGAGGATttctttcaaagagaaagaaaacaggatacAGCGGAGGAGGAGTTCTTAGGAGACAGGTGACTACTCTGTAACCAGAGCTCCAAATAACCAAGGGCTCATTACTGAACCATGGCAGGTATTTGTTTCCTTGATTATAAAAAATGACAGCACTGTCAAGTCAGGAACAAAAGAAGGGGCCTAATAGCCACATGAATATTTAATGTCTATTCACCATAACTCACAAATTCTTATGCTAAGTACCAAGCTTTTTCACACACATTCTCTAATTTAATCCTGAAGACCATGTGAAGCAGGTTTCactgttcccatttcacagaagaggaaaatgaggttGATGAAGGTTAAATAACACGCCAAAGTCACACCGCTGGTCAGTGGAAAAACTGGGACACGGATTCAGGTCTTATGACTCTGAGCGTAGACTCTAAGGCAATGCCAGCTCCATGACTAGTAGGGGATGGCAGGCAAGTTTGAGATGAAAGATGGTAGGCTGGGAGACACATCTTGAAGTTGCCTTTGCAGAGCAAGCACACTGATTTACtttagaaactattttttaatgactgctaGAAAATGTATAATCAAATTGATGCACCTGTCAAAGTATAAGCCTTTCTGTTATGAATTTTCATATTACTCTCATTCCATTAATTCTTGAcccttattttcaaattttgtctCATCTATTTCTGTTAAGTTGCTTAAATTAATTAATGCATATAAACTAcctgaaatcttttttaaaacaagagagGGCACTGATTAATGGTAAATAATTATATGGGAAAACATTCAACttcaatagtaataaaaaatgttaatcaaAAAACAattagggaggagttcccattgtggtgcagtggaaacaaatccgattagtatccatgagcatgtgggtttgatccccgatccctggcctcgctcaatgggtcagggattcagtgttgccatgagctgtagtgtagatcacagacatggctcggatcccgtgttgctgtggctgtggcgtaggctggcagctgtagctctgattcaaccccttgcctgggaacttccatatgctgtgggtgtggccctaaaataaaaaaataaataaataaattaggggaattcccttgtggcatagcagttaaggatccaatattgtcactgcagtggcctaggTTGCTGcagtagcatgggttcaatctttggcccaggagcttctatatgccacgaaAGTGGCCGAAAAAAATTAGGCATAAGTTTTTTACCCAGTAaagtctttttgggttttttttggccatgctccctgcatgtggaagtccttgggccagggatggaacctgcaccacagcagtgacctcagccactgcaatgacaatgctggagccttgaCTTGCTGCCATATGAGGAAACTCCCTTACAAAGTCtttttttagtcctttttttttaaatgaaaatgcccAGTGTTAACAAGACAGAGATTAAACTACTATACATATGCACTGCTGGTGGTACAATGTATAAATTGATACAATCCTTTAGAAAAGCAATTTGGCTTTATGTaaacaaaaccacaaatattCAAACCATTTAAGCTCAGAAATCTCCCTGGGAGTTATATGCACTCCTTCTTCCAAATATAGGACTCttcaaatctaaaatatgataaaatgtgtATAATACTACTTACAATAGTAAATACATCAGAAGGAAACTGTCCAATAAGAGAATGAAACCAGAGCACCCCACTAGGGACGACATTTCATTATGGAACGTCTATACTCTGATTTTCAAATCACATGGATTATTGGTCAaggaattaaattaattaatttttaaaaagaaagtaattctATAGTATACTTACAACTATAGTCATTATATACTATGTAGACtacagtatatgtatatgtaagtatactatattatataccaTGAATAGTATAGTATACTTACAACTACTAAACAATATgtacaagttttaaaatgagaCGAAAATACTCCAAAATATCCTTAGAAGTATGATTCtgtgactttttcattttatatttcccAATTTTTGGTAATGTGACAATATGATACATAGAATTTTCTAACTATTTAAAATGTTAGCTTaaaattattaaggaaaaattCATAGGTTTGCAATAAATGACCTTTAAGTCCCTAAACTTTGAAATTTTATGAGGCTGTGAATAATTCCAGggtggaaaaaaaggagagaaaagaattgAAGGAATCAATGTAGCTGCAAAGAAAATCTACTgagtttttatgaaaaataataaattcaatgTTTATAAAGAGGGAACCATAACCAAGGATAAACATATGCTATTAATCTGAACAAGGTAAAATGCTAATATCCCTTCAAACTTACCCAAATGTCATCTTACTAATAACCCAGTAACATAAGCAAAAAATGTTTAAGCTgctaaaagaaaaactttggaTGGGAATAAAGAATTATATCAGAAAAGGAACTTCACATTTtcaatgtatttaattttcagagCATTCTCATAAGGTATTACACTTGATTCTGAGAGTAATTTGACTTGAAGGCTTACCTCCCTTCAGAGCTCCGCAAAAAGAATAATCACCACCATATTCTCGGCAAATAACTTCTTTGCGCACTGGTAAAGtcatggacttaatagatatatgGAGGTTGAGGTATAATTTTTGTATGTctcttcctttaaaagaaaaaaattttattagctCTACAAACAAGATATTCTTTTGTAAATAACCAGTAACATTTAGTGTATACTTAAAATATGCCCTGTGCTTTTCCTacgttatttcatttaatcatcacaactaCCTTTAATTGTGGATATTGTTATTcttgttttgcagatgagaaaactgaagttctgAGAGGGCTTACTGGTTGATTGCAATCAAATAGCaggttccggagttcccattgtggctcagtggttaacgattccgacgaGCAatcatgagggttcgatccctggccttgctcagtgggttaaggatccggtgttgccttcagctgtggtgtaggttgcagacgtggcttggatcctgcattgctgtagctctggcgaaggcctgtggctacagctccaattagacctctagcctgggaacctccatatgctataggtgcggccctagaaaacacaaaaataaaataaagtaaagtaaagtaaaataaaaaaaataaaataaatagcaggTTCCACAGTGAGAATTATGGGTGCTACGCCTAAAATACAGGAACCTGTATTTTTGTGAAAACTATCAAGTGAAGATGTGAAGTGTAGTGTCAGTTCCACTAGGAAAttcaaaagaaagggaagggaaaggaagtgaTGATAACCAACTCATGCCCACTTTTTAGTAGTTTTGATGAAAGATGCCTTAGAGAATGACATTGAACCCttcaactaaaaataaagtaaatgaactATTTATTATTTCCTCATGATCTCCCTATTATCAGTGAACATGGAAAATTCCAGGAAGAAATGCATTTTGCTCAACTCTTTTAAGTAATTCTGTTGGCCCAGCTGGAAAAGACACATGatcttttttataatgaaaacaattatTGTAACTACTAATTTACAGAAACTGTTTTCCTAATATGATCACTAAGATTCTCTGTagccataataaaaagaaaaaaaaaatgtttttccatgtTTCCCTTGAACTTGGCTATACTTAACAAAACTGCTACTCCTTCCTCAAAATCCTGTCCTTCCTTTGGTATCAGTGTAccactaaagaaagaaagaaagaaaaagaagaatctgaaagagaatggacatgtgtccatgtataactgaatcactttgtggtatagcagaaattatcacaaacttgtaaatcaattatactttgataaaatttaaattgaaaaattataaGCAGCAAAAAAAGATTGTGAAGTTACATAGCAGCAGAAAACGAATATGCATACATTTAGAACACCATCATTTATCATGGAGATTTCTGTAACCCTTTTAATTgatctacaaaaacaaaactttggacTTACGTGCAATGTAGTAAAGATGCAATTTCCCCTTGGTTCCCTTAATTGTTACACAGGGCTCGACCTTTACTGAAATAGGGAATTTCAGGTCATCtaaagggaataaagaaaatgtcaataaaattattataaatcatTTACAATAAGTAAGAGTATTCTTAACATTAGCCCTTCCCCAAAAAACCTACCTTTGGCACTAAAATTTTATAACGAGAAAAATTGAGGGTAGTTAAAAATACCTCCCTcccagagatgcaaaatacaataactgaaataaaaaattcacttgaagcagctaacagcagaatacaggaggcagaagaacaaataagtgaggtggaggacagattagtggaaattatggatgcagaacagaaaagagaaagaagattgaaaacaaatgaagagagtctcagagaactctggaacaacatgaaatgcaacaacatctgtattataggggtgctagaaggagcagagagagagaatgggacagaaaaaatattccaagagataatagccgaaaacttccctaacatgggaaaggaaccactcactcaaatccagcaagcacaatgaatactatacaaaataaacccaaggaggaatacactgagatacatattaatcaaactaatcaaaattaaagacaaagagaaaatcttgaaagcagctagggaaaagaaacaagtaacatacaagggaaccccaataaggttattggcagatttttcagtagaaactctacAGGCgagaagggagtagcatgataaacttaacgtgatgaaaggaaaaaacctccaaccaagattactctacccagcaggctctcattcagatttgaaggagaaagcaaaaccttcacaaataagcaaaagttgagagaattcagcaacactaaaccagccttacaacaaatactaaaggaacttctctaggcagaaaaggaaacaaaaaatccacaaatgacaaggctcaccagtaaaggtatatatacagtaaagatacgaaatcatccatgcacaattataccatcaaaatcagaaatcatgagaagagtgGGTACAAAtggaggacactggagatgaacttgcaattgagaacaacagcttaaaacaatctcatatacatatagactcatatcgaAATTTCAGaatgactgcaaaccaaaaatctacaattggatacacaaacaaggaatctctgaagaagaaatatacctCATattaaataagtgcataatccaccatgaagggggtcatttgacatcattcttggaatgctgaagtcttcttagaactgattctgatttcctctccatcaaagaatttgtgataattataattaaataatgcaacagtatgattaaataatacagttctacaattgtattattaataaccatttctctccatggtacaatgtaaagtctataatgtcttgtttatcacatcacctagaatggtgtaatgcctatattgaagaatcaataagatgtaacaaattgtgaggacatatttatatagttacactgttttttaacaaatttatgcattttatattttacttattttcagagggtgtattatttttgttattcttaccagttaagttattctttttattatgctatataaaatatttaatggtatataaggctttcttctttataaattttagttgcataatatacacaattttaatataatgctaatttttaaagaaaaattgaaatgtaatagataatactaaatagtaaggatgaaagccatacaaaatgggattaagtatagaataaatttcctatttgtctcagcatattttctattccacttctccagagggagccacttaatctgtttcttaagatccatgatataataatctatgtgaatgtaattgtgtttaaatatatgtattttattttgtaaaaaaagtaaaaattgaaaaaaaatatctccctcccaggagttccctgttggtctagtggttaaggactcagcattttcactgctgtggcttggatcactgctgtggtgaaggttcgatccctcacctgggaacttccgcatgcagtggggtgtggccaagaaagaaaatccccctcCCCAGAGGAGTGAAATCAGCCAAGTGGCAGAATAGGAGGCCCAATGGAATCCAACCAAAAGTTTCCTGCATCCAAGAGAATGTAAAACCTGACTCACTGAGTCAGTAAGGAGATTCAGAACACCCTCTCACTAGAGACACTGCTCCTGGCTTGGCTTAATTTGGAAGAGAGACCCTACACCTCAACTTCATTTAAAAGGGAAGAGATTGATCCAGGCATGCAAAGCCTCAAATTTTCCAACGGGATCTCCAAAGGATTAAAGAAATGGTCTAAACAGTCCTATAATTAGTAAGGGGATagaatcagtaatcaaaattttcccaaagaagggagttatggctcagaagtaacaaatctgactagtatctatgagaaagtaggttcaatccctggcctcactcggtgggttaaggatccggcattgctgtgaactgcggtgttggtagcagacacagcttagatctggccttgccgtggctgtggtgtaggccagcagttacatctccaattagacccctagcctgggaatttccatatgccatgggtgtagccctaaaaagacaaaaaaacaacaaaaaaaaaacaattcccgaagaaaagtccaggaccacatagcttcacagatgaattctaccaaagacTTAAATAAGAATTAACACAAATCCTTCTCAAACCCttccaaaaaaatgaagaggagaacACACTTCCAAACATCTTATTAGGCTagtattaccctgatactaaagccagacaaagacactacaagaaaagaaaactataggccaacatccctgatgaatttagatgcaaaaatcctcataaaatattaggaaactgaatttttttttctttttacaacctcacctgtggcatatagaagttcctgggctaggggtccaattggagctgcagctgccggcctacaccacaaccacggcaatgccagaactgagccacatgtGGCACCCACATCACAgactgcagcaatgtcagatgcttaatttactgagtgagaccagggatcaaaacccacatcctcatggagactctgttgggttcctaacctgctgagccacagtgggaactctctcagAATCCTtcttcgtttttgtttttttgtctttttgaggcggggtccacacctgaggcacgtggaggttcccaggctaggggtctgatcggagctatagccactggcctatgccagagccacagcaacaagggatccaagccgcgtctgcgacctacacgagagctcacggcaacgccagatccttaacccactgagcaaggccagggaccgaacccgcaacctcatggttcctagtcaggttcgttaaccactgaaccatgataggaactcctctcagaATCCTTCTTAACCCAGCATTGCAGATAACCGCAGTTGGCACTGGAAATGAAACCAGTGCTACTCTAAGTGCTGGCCTTTAGTGCTCTTGGTGGTTAACAGAGGAAGCCCTGGCTGGAGTTGAACCACCTCAGCTCTTTGTTTTGTCTCTTCGACAGAATTTCCATTTCGTAAATAGGCAGTTCCATCTGACAAGAATGCCCTTGTCCTCCTCAGTCTAGAAACTCCTTTTCTGCCTTCAAACTGTACCGAGAGATCAACAATTCTGTTAAATCTTCTTTGATTCTTccatgcctccccacccccacaaccatAAATTCACCATCattcatagttcttttttttttttgtctttttgctatttctttgggccgctcccacagcatatggaggttcccaggctaggggtcgaatgggagctgtagccaccggcctacgccagagccacagcaacgcgggatccaagctgcgtctgcaacctgcaccacagctcatggcaacgccggatcgttaacccactgagcaaggccagggactgaacccgcaacctcatggctcctagttggatttgttaaccactgagccacgacgggaactcccattcatagTTCTTGATCACCCTTCAGTGTTCATTCAAAATGTGCACTGTGATGCTTTGCTTACATGTCAGGCTTCACACAAACAGCACAAGCCTTGAGGGCAGGAAGCAGGTCTCATTCATTTTTCACGTCTCTGGCACACAGTACACTGTAGATAACAAATGTGTGTTTATTCACTCCTACTTAGCACCAAATATGTGCCAAATGTTGCTCTAGGCACTAGAGAAACACTGAACAGGGCAGTCAAGGGCCCTGCTCTTGGTAAATGTACACCCAGGTAAAGAAATCAAACCAGGTCATGAGAGACGAGGGAGTGTACAGTGGGGATGGAGGAGTGGGGTGTGGCAGTGGGTAGACATAGcttgactgggagttcctgtcgtggttcagtggttaacgaacccgattaacatccatgagggcgtgggttcgatccctggcctcactcagtgggttaaggatctggcgttgcctagagctgtgatgtaggtcgcagatgtggcttggatcctgcgttgctgtggctggggtgtaggccagcagctatagctccaatcagacccctggcctgggaacctccatatgccatgggagcggccctagaaaaggaaaaaagacaaaaaaaaagatttctcaggaatatctgttgtggctcagcgataacaaacccaactagtatctatgaggatgcaggttagattcttggcctcgctcagtaggttaaggatccagcgttgcccgtgagcttcagcataggttgcagacgtgccttggatttggcgttgactgcagctgcggtgtagcctggcagctgcagctctgattcgacccctagcctgagaatttgcatatGTTGtcggttcggccctaaaaagcaaacaaaacaaaacaaatttctcTGGTCTCTATGGCGAGAACAGATTGTATGGGGGCAAGAAGTGAAGTGGAACAAGGACAATTTAAGAGTATGCTGCAGAGGCCAGAGACCAGATGAGGGTGACATGAGCAGTAAGCAGAGGACAGTGAGAAGTAGTTGGCTTTAGAATATATTCTGGGAATAATGAAAGCAGAATCATCCATAAGGTGATTGTGGGCGATCAGAGAAAGAGATAATTAAGGATACCCCTAGTTTTGGGGCTAAGGAATTAGATGAATGATAAGATGGAGAAGATTTAGGAAGAAATAGATTTGGAAAGGAGTCCAAGGCAAGAGCTCTGGCTTCAAATGGCCATTAGACTTCCCAGTGGCCATGCTGAGTTTGTAGAATAAACAACTGAATCCTGGTGTTATATCATTGTCCTTCCTACTACACATGCATGAGACAAAAGCCAGATGTTCCTTGAGGATTCCACTCTATCTCATGTAATGATTGCATTCTCAGTATTTCTCAGC
It contains:
- the LY96 gene encoding lymphocyte antigen 96 isoform X1 — translated: MFPFMLFSTLFSSIFTEPREKMWICNSSDASLWYNYCDDLKFPISVKVEPCVTIKGTKGKLHLYYIARRDIQKLYLNLHISIKSMTLPVRKEVICREYGGDYSFCGALKGGTIPLCCRSHLWE